The following are encoded together in the Primulina tabacum isolate GXHZ01 chromosome 18, ASM2559414v2, whole genome shotgun sequence genome:
- the LOC142533225 gene encoding uncharacterized protein LOC142533225 gives MGWRKGREMICDYNMAHLVPQTPAALSHSLALIGCQAVSLACAYQAREERGRAEEARFRRELSQLKEENERLRSENMKFQNELSCLAKKCEEKTRDDEELRKELGSLYDKHHTEVKTGGMFLASKAGKSFVTGIEEKALAAFRVSPAYADEVYSYAFGLHDEVVRDCRRQLRLTGLVPEEVVMKISPHVPELDDTAQVDLLPDFPPAGDVDCEVIGALHLLPADEAIEDG, from the exons ATGGGATGGAGAAAAGGGAGGGAGATGATATGTGACTATAACATGGCCCATCTGGTCCCTCAAACACCCGCTGCTCTATCCCACTCCTTGGCCTTGATAGGTTGCCAG GCTGTGTCTCTGGCTTGTGCTTACCAGGCTCGAGAGGAGAGAGGTCGAGCTGAGGAAGCTCGATTTCGCCGAGAGCTTTCCCaattaaaagaagaaaatgaacGCCTTCGATCGGAGAACATGAAGTTCCAAAACGAGCTTTCTTGCTTGGCAAAGAAATGTGAAGAAAAGACCAGAGATGACGAGGAATTACGTAAAGAGCTTGGTTCCCTCTATGATAAGCACCATACCGAGGTGAAGACTGGCGGGATGTTCTTGGCTTCTAAGGCGGGGAAGTCTTTTGTGACGGGTATTGAGGAGAAAGCACTAGCAGCCTTTCGAGTTTCTCCGGCCTATGCTGATGAGGTTTACAGTTACGCTTTTGGTCTCCATGACGAGGTGGTGCGAGACTGTCGTCGCCAGCTCCGCTTGACAGGCTTGGTTCCTGAGGAGGTGGTTATGAAGATTTCACCTCATGTGCCAGAGTTGGATGATACCGCTCAGGTTGACCTTCTGCCAGATTTTCCTCCAGCGGGGGACGTTGACTGCGAGGTCATTGGTGCGCTGCACTTGCTCCCTGCTGACGAAGCTATCGAGGATGGATGA